In Salvia miltiorrhiza cultivar Shanhuang (shh) chromosome 4, IMPLAD_Smil_shh, whole genome shotgun sequence, the DNA window gaccATTATTTGAATTTTGCTTTTCCTTTTGGGAAAACTTTAAAGAAGCCCCACTATTTGAGTATTTTAGTAGGCTTTCTCTATATACTATAGTTTGAGTTGTTAAATAGACATTGTGTTATAGACGATTACGCTAAATAAGATTGGAAGAAAAATGGTAATTGAAATTTTGAGTGCTGTATTACTTGACAGCATGCACATCACTCTTTTGGTGTGTGGATATTTTGCACCAAATTAAAATGGTGAGACGTTACCACAAAAATTCTCTAAAACTATTCACACCAAATGTCGCATCTATATATTCTCCAAAAAGTTCGATTAACACCAAATGTACATCATTATCAATATTCAAAATAAGgatatttctaaaaatatttcacgacaaattaaaatttaattggtAAGAGAGTGAAATGGTGTTGAAACTGCACCAATTTGGTAGTTTGGTACAtatattagtaattaataaTGTCAAGTGATGATCAACGTATCAACTTATTCCTTCTTATGCACAACAAGAAAATACATTTTCAACGATCAGATTCTCATCAATACGCCCTAATTAAAAAGGAGATGGCTTTTCTCCACTAATTTTGTCGTTATTGGCTTTTTATGAAACACAACCCGTAATTATATATCTAGCGACTAGCGACTAGCGCTAGTACAtgcatatataatattaattatgttttgattataaatatttatacacGAGGCCATGATCTAATTATTATTCCTTCCGTCTcattaataatactccctccgtctacgaaattaatgagtactcatatactatttttttaatccgTTCACCAAATTAAATGAgtattcatttctttttttggtaagggtctgtttgatatgggtttataggtaggataaattaaattaatacagattagtgtgatgtttgatatcatgtgcagttaatatggtcaactcctacttaatcctacttctccatgctattttgtgggattaacccatactaataatccgcccacccccctcggataaatttaatactgagaagttggataaaaattctgctacccttcctcacgcatatcgatgcaaatgcccaagtaatggtggacacacatgatatttttaaaattatgtgaggatagttttggtattagataatataatccaacataatcctatggatatcaaacataatataggattaagtagccatgatatcaaacacccatgaaataatataaatctgcactaatccacactaatttctcaagataattttaatcctaatcaatcctaaactgcaaatcaaacggcccctaaGTGTACCTCACGGCTCACGCaactcactcacaataaaagtgggTCCCTGATTCCTATGTCATGCGTACACTTAATCAATGtcttaaaatctgtgccacCCAAATGTGTACTCATCTCATGGACGGAGGGTAATACTTCGTTACTTTTAGacacaaagattaaaaaaaaaagaatagttAATGTATAAAGTTAGTTGATTGAAGATATTTAAGGACTAACTATTTTAAGTGAGTTGGTGTATAAAGTGAATTGAAGtcattctccaaaaaaaaattagttggtaccttcattaataatattttaaacagttaattttttttattaataataatgtgAACTCCCTCGTCTTATTAAagatgattcattttttttcacacgaaaattaagaagaagttataaattgaataaaaatagtGTATTCACACTTTTTCaagaattaaatatttttttataaaaataaattatttttagcgaaacaatttaaaataaaaaataaatcatcttTAATGATACAGAAGGAGTGACATTTCATTTAATTTGAATGAATCGAATGTGAAGATGATAGCATATATTTTGGCAGATATTCCTGATATTAATTATGAAGTCGCTTCCATTTTCCCCTACTCTATATAAGCAGGAATATACCTAGGTCAGCAAGCATGCTTTCCAATGAATCATATGCCAAGATACTCTATCCAAGCTAGGGATATATGTTACACTTCACCCatttacatgcatatatatatatatatatgtgtgtgtgtgtgtgtgtgtatggagagagagagagagagagatccatAACTACAAGTTGTTTGATCAATTTGGCAAGAGGAAGAAAAGATATATTGTGGTGCAAATGGGCTGCAAGGATCCCATGATGTAGTAAAATAAATGGGACTCGACAACGATATACAGCAATTTAGGGTTACATTACATTGTGGAAAATCACTGTGCATACATATGTATATGTGAAAATTGGAGATGATTAGACGTCCATTTAAGTATTTGGTGCTCCACTTTACCACTTTTTTTATGCGTATATAAACCTTTAATTTCCCCATTTAATTGATTCTGCTACTCCATCATCAACCGGGATTTGTTTTTCTTTatgtcaattaattaattaacaaagaCTTAATTagattctttctttcttttttctatttaattattatatattccAGTCTcgtattttttataattaaagcTCCATATTCTATATTTGTCGGCATATATACACTATCGAAACATGTGATCTATCTAATAGACAAATGAAAGAGATGTAACGAAAGGGGCATTTATCAACTATGCCTCATGAgctttttttttagtttatgaAATTAACTGAACTCATATCATGTTGAACTCATATATTTTGATTTGAATCGTGCTTTCGGCCGTAACtgcataaaatttaatttagcaaAAATTTGTGTGTCATTTGGATGCACGGTATATTCCccttaattaaattcaatttacaTTCATCAGTTTTCAAATTAGAGTTGgttctaaaaaaaatcaaattagaGTTGATTGTATATATTAAACCCCAATATATTAgactatattaatatttatctagagtgttcctcaaaaaaaatatttatctaGAGTGGGGATGCACCGGGgtcttaattaaatatttaatttgcaGTGTCATGTCTCATCTTAAGCTCTTGATCATGACACTTATCCTCCCCAAATTATAACTTATTGCAgacaaatattaaataatatatatatatatatatatatatatatatatattccatggTACACGGCCATATTAATTTGTTcttatataattaatactattaatacttaggggggtgtattcgttgtggatttccacagactttaaaaagtccatggaatttaaattccatggaattcacatagattccagacgactttcaaagaattcgtggttggatttcaccccgattttcactgattttcgaagaatttaggggataattctggaattgaaatccatgatgccaacgcccgctgagtcccagcaccgctggaaacccagcgaccgctgggaatccagcgagcgctggaaaccaAAAAGGCATCATGGAAACCCAGTGTTGAGCAATGCATTGCGCCGGGGCGGTCCCGGAGGAGTCGGGGAGAGGAGAGATGGTGCGGCGCTCACACTGCGCTGGGGACTGTGGGCCTGCGGCGGCGGCAACGGCGTGGCGAGAGACACGGAGcgcatagagagagagaggcagagaaTTCAGACTCGCTCGAATCCAGCATATGCTGGAATCCAACATATGCTGGACTCTCTCAACTGTGGCTGAGTTCCAGCGTTCACTGGCTttttggccgcgggcgctggaactcagcgctcgcttaaaatttcatggatttcaattctcgtggttattggtcggatttcgtcgtgtgtattttttggatgaaatccatgaaagtcattccagattttaagtcagtggaataacgaatacacctagatttgtatggattttaaaaagtctgaaacgaatacacccagatttatatggacttttaaaagtcttaaacgaatacacccagatttctgcagacttttaaaagtctgaaacgaatacacccagacttttaaaatccatagaaatctattaaaatccacaacgaatacaccccccttagtctcgtccctaaaaattatggtctaaattaaaaaatggcacgaattttaagaaaaatgtggTAATTATATTTTGAGCGGAGATTAATTCCAcacttttttgtaaatagtgagagAAGGTTTGTggatttattttcaaataaaaaaatatcacaattttcagagacggatggagtatatatataggggagaaaataagtacacttcttaagatataaaataagaatcattttcagcccttaaataatcaaaatctacagttgattcatcatccagttggatgaattcatggtcctgagttcgaatcccgaaaataacaaaaaattatttttcgcaattcgtacctttatacagcgaattcatacgtgttctacataaaattcataatgAATTAATGAACTCAAACTTGGGGACACACTATACTtggggacagaggatcccatgtaATGGGATATGGCGCTTACGCCATGCAATTATTTTCCTCGTTTGTTTCCTGACTCAGATGCCTTGTTCTGTTTCAGTACGTGTAATCCatcatcttctttttcttttttttatttctcgTCAGCTTCCAAAATCAAGCTAAATTAAAGATATTCTATTATTCCATCAAAAACATGGATAACACAAATTTGCTTTTTCAATATTCCATCAGATTCCACACACAACTGCACTACCTCTATAAATAGGTTGCCTGCTTAACTCTCCATCTCTTAAGAAGAAGTAACTCATCAACTCTTCTTGCTACCTACCTATCTCAAACCTCAATACAATTAGTTGAGAGAGAGTTCATCATCAAAtacaaattttttataaaatgaagaGTGGTGGGAGCTTCTTCAACAGCTGCAAACCCTATATTGCAATGATATGTCTGCAATTTGGATATGCAGGCATGAACATCATAACCAAGATCTCACTCAATGGAGGTATGAGCCACTACGTTCTTGTCGTTTATCGACACGCCATCGCCACCGCTGTCATCGCTCCCtttgctttcttcttcgaaaggtTCGTGCTGCATCCATCAATCAAGATCTTACTTTACCATACAAACTTTTCTATTTTCTAATTTCTAGATATATATTAATAACACATATGTTGTATAATTAATTGCAGGAAAGCACAGCCAAAGATAACATTCCCTGTGTTCATGCAAATTTTCATTCTCGGCCTTCTCgggtaaataattaattaattaactccaTCTCTCATTtcattatatctatatatacaataattaattttaattttattgttttgattaGGCCTGTGATTGACCAGAACTTTTACTACGCTGGTCTTAAGCTGACTTCGCCAACATTTTCATGTGCGATGAGCAACATGTTACCTGCCATGACATTTGTCATGGCCATAATATTCaggtaaattaattaattaatcacatTACGCATAATTAAGAGGGTGTTCGGCTGAGCATATAAACTTcttaaaataacttataaattgtttagaAGGTTATAAATTCTTTCGGTAACaataattttacaaaaataaacaaagatattttctctctttaccTCACAATTgactctctagcttataagttcaattatccaaacaataTGACAACTTATGAACTCAGCCAAACACATAGTTACATATACTAAATTTTGTGTAATtttaatggaaaaaaaaaggaTGGAGAAAGTGAACATAAAGAAGGTGATATACCAAGCGAAGGTGGTGGGAACGGTGATAACGGTGGCGGGGGCGATGCTGATGACCTTGTACAAAGGCCCGCTCGTGGAAATGGTGTGGACGGCACACCGGCACTCCGGCGTgagcggcggcggcagtggcgGCGGCAAGGACAGCAGCGACCGCGACTGGTTCATCGGTTGCATCCTCCTGATCATCGCGACCCTAGCGTGGGCGTCGCTCTTCATCCTGCAGAAAGCCGCCCTGAAAACCTACTCCAACCACCAGCTTTCTCTGACATCGCTCGTCTGCTTCATGGGCACGCTTCAAGCCATCGCCGTCACCTTCGTCATGGAGCACAACCCTTCGGTGTGGAGGATCGGCTGGGACATGAACCTCCTCGCCGCTGCATACGCGGTCGGTATCTCTAATTCATTTCCACatcaatcaaatcaaatccaTTTGCTGATTGAATGAAATGAGCAGGGAATTGTGACGTCT includes these proteins:
- the LOC131022490 gene encoding WAT1-related protein At5g07050-like — encoded protein: MKSGGSFFNSCKPYIAMICLQFGYAGMNIITKISLNGGMSHYVLVVYRHAIATAVIAPFAFFFERKAQPKITFPVFMQIFILGLLGPVIDQNFYYAGLKLTSPTFSCAMSNMLPAMTFVMAIIFRMEKVNIKKVIYQAKVVGTVITVAGAMLMTLYKGPLVEMVWTAHRHSGVSGGGSGGGKDSSDRDWFIGCILLIIATLAWASLFILQKAALKTYSNHQLSLTSLVCFMGTLQAIAVTFVMEHNPSVWRIGWDMNLLAAAYAGIVTSSISYYVQGLVMKTKGPVFATAFSPLMMIIVAIMGSFILAEKIYLGGVIGSAIIVVGLYSVLWGKYKEDQEQKQKMMIQDIPEVVKDNNNNNNNNQLNGINVAAGNVDQEKAAAVAIDLPIFTPPIKPTQQV